DNA sequence from the Pseudomonadota bacterium genome:
ACCAGTTCGTAAGGGGCCGTCGTGCTCGTGATGTTCTCCGCCCGCAGCGAGAGCACGCGCCCGGCGTGGCCTTCGTTCGCCTCGTCCCCCAACATGTGGATAGCAACGCCATGCTGGGCGAGCAGATTCGCGAGCGTCACGATGTCCACAAGATGGGGCAGGTTCGAGAGCGTGAGCCGCTCGTCGGAAAGCAGCGCCGCCGCCATCAGGGGAAGAGCCGCGTTCTTGGCGCCGCCGATCGGAACCCGGCCCTCAAGCCGGCCGCCACCCTGGATTCGGATTCGGTCCATCGTCTCGCTTTAAGGTGATTGCTTAGGTCTTATGCACAAGCCGGAATACAGGAACCGGAACGCCAAACGGCGTGCCGGCCGGCCCTATTCCCCTTCGTCCAAAAGCTCTTTCCGCTCGTCTTCGTCCATTTCCCGCAGGACTTCCTCGTCGAAGAACCGGCCAAGGGCTTCCACCGCCGCCGAAATATCGGGGGCTGAAAATGTCGCGTCCTTGGCAAGTTCCGCCTGCGGCCAGGCACATACGAAATCCATCATCTCCTTGGCCACGGTCTTCTCCGGTACCGCCCCCCAGGTGGTGCCGGAGAGATGCGTCTTGTCAATCGGGCTTTTGTCCTCGCTCGACAGGTCGTAAAGCAGTTCGGAAATCGTCCGCCACCGACTGCCGGCGCAGTCCATTTCCATCCGGGTGGTATCGAGCAGGCGCGTACCGAACCCGCCGCTGACTCGGGATATTTCCGCGATTCGATGGCCGTCCCCGGTTGTCGCGATCGCGTTGGGTTCGATTATCAGCGCCGAGATTTCATCCATAGTGAAGATATAAAATTCGGCGGCGGCGGCCGGTGTCGCGGTTCCCACAAGAAATACGAAGATTGCCTTCCATGGCTTCATAGACGTGCATTCCGGAATCGCAGATTCCGCCTCTCAGAGTTTCGGCAGGGTAACCCCGCGCTGGCCCATGTATTTGCCAGCCCGATCCTTGTAGGAGACTTCGCACAATTCGTTCCCCTTCAGGAACAGAAATTGGCACGCCCCTTCGTTCGCGTAGACCTTCGCCGGCAAGGGTGTCGTATTCGAGAATTCCAGCGTTACATGGCCTTCCCATTCCGGTTCAAGCGGGGTGACGTTGACGATGATTCCGCACCGCGCATAGGTCGACTTGCCCAGGCAGATCACCAGCACGTCCCGCGGAATGCGAAAATACTCGACCGTGCGCGCCAGCACGAAACTGTTTGGCGGGATGATGCAGACCGGGCCCTGGCGGTTCACGAAGCTCTGCACGGAAAACGCCTTCGGATCAACGACGGCCGAATCGATGTTCGTGAAGACCTTGAATTCGTCCGCCGCGCGCGCGTCGTAGCCGTAAGAGGAAAGGCCGAAGGAAATGACACCCTCGCGCTTCTGGGATTCGACGAAGGGTTCGATCATCCCGGCCGTCGTCGCCATTTCCCGGATCCAGCGGTCGGACATTATCGGCATGGGTCGGTCTCCCGGCGCGTTTCCGCCTGCGCCTTGCGCTTTCGCAAGTTTGCGCGAAGGGCGGCGGCTTCCCGCGCCTGGTTGCGCCGGCCCTTCGGGGTAACACGCGTTTCCCGGTTCTGCCGGCCGGTTTTGCTTGCTTTCATGCGCTGTGCCCAGACTTCACCCGTTGTCGCCGCGCAGGATGCGGCGCAAGCCTTTCCCCGTCAAGGCAAGCGAGCCAGCGCCGCGATCTTCGCCATAGATTTCGTTGCAAGAACGGGGGGGGCTATGTAAAGTCGAAACTAGGCAAGTAACCGCTTCATTTCAATAGAAAAAACTACACCCATTCAAAAGGTACGAAGAAACATTAGAGGGGTTTTAAAGGGGGTTGCCTTACGGTCAAAATTTCCCCACTTAATATTAAAGACAGTCTCTTTATTGAGGCGCCCCCCTTTGGCGAGGATAGCTTGTCCGGCAAACGCCGGACGACGTGAGGAGTGAGAAACAATGGCCCAGCTCGAGAGAACGGAATGGTACGACCTGGCGCGCACGACGACGTGGGCGCCGAAATACGTCCAGCAGGACGAGCTTTTCCCGCCGGAGATGGGCGACCCTTACAAGATGCCCCAGGAGG
Encoded proteins:
- a CDS encoding surface-adhesin E family protein; this translates as MKPWKAIFVFLVGTATPAAAAEFYIFTMDEISALIIEPNAIATTGDGHRIAEISRVSGGFGTRLLDTTRMEMDCAGSRWRTISELLYDLSSEDKSPIDKTHLSGTTWGAVPEKTVAKEMMDFVCAWPQAELAKDATFSAPDISAAVEALGRFFDEEVLREMDEDERKELLDEGE
- the dcd gene encoding dCTP deaminase; translated protein: MPIMSDRWIREMATTAGMIEPFVESQKREGVISFGLSSYGYDARAADEFKVFTNIDSAVVDPKAFSVQSFVNRQGPVCIIPPNSFVLARTVEYFRIPRDVLVICLGKSTYARCGIIVNVTPLEPEWEGHVTLEFSNTTPLPAKVYANEGACQFLFLKGNELCEVSYKDRAGKYMGQRGVTLPKL